GACAGGTAAGCCATCCGTCGGGGACCACCAGGAGGACAGCAGAACTGCTCTCCCTTCCTCACCTGGGATCGCTGGTGGACACTTGGCCTCACCTGACGAGGTCAAGCCTCTGTTTGACCGATGATGGACGGCTGAGATCCACCAAGCCCACGGAAGGTAAAAGTCGGCGATTCCTCGGGCGTTGGTCGGCTTCATCGCGATTGAAAGCAAATACATGTATCTGGGAGAGGGAGGGACGGAAGGAGAGAGAGGCGGGCGTGTTCGGTTCATCGCGGAAGAGGCTGCTTTGGGAGCGCACTGGGGGGGATCGAACGGCTCTGTCTCGGGGGATATGGAGAGGTTATCGTTCGGAGGGCAGGTTAGGGTTACCCCTGGTCCGCCTgggctcttctcctcctctcttttgGCTTCGTAATGGGTAAAATCTTGGATCTTGTGTTGGTTGCGCGGTTGAGCGCGTCTCTCTGCTTGTGCAGTTCGTCACTTTCTTCGAGTCTTGGTTGTTCTTTAAGGGTTTTATTTGCGTGTTTTACGGTGTTGGGTGTTGAGATAGTGGGTTTTGGTTGGTGATTGATTGATGATGTACGGAATGGTGATATCGTCCGCTTGCGAGCTTTTCTTGTTTCCTTACTGCGAATGGTTGAGCGTACGGACGTCAAAACGGAATTTTTTGAACTGGTTTGTTGTTTGCGCTGATTCAATTCTTTCGTGTTCTGAACTTGATTGCTTGTTTCTTGGAACTTCTTCGTGGCAATTGTTTAGCTGGAGATATGGCTCAGTGGATTGCTTCAGGAATCATCTGTTGGGTCCAGTTATGTTAGTAACATTGTACTTCTTATATACTGAAAGTAAGTTCAAAAGCGGAATTGTTCTTGCAGTGAAGTTATGTCGGAATTTGTGATGACTGATGACGTCCGAGTTTTAGACCATAAATGATGTTTAATGCTTGAGAGTGCGGTTATTTTAACTTCTTGCCTCAGCAGCATGTTACTTTTGGATTAGGAAGGGAAAAGTTATAAATTGTTGCTTCATTGTCAAAGTTGTCTTCTTTAATGTTCTTATAGAGATATAGTAGCTCATTTAGGGCCATAGGGGATTTAAACAAGGGATCTTGAATTCATCGGTGTAGATATGGATATTTACATTTGTAACTTCATTTGCTTGAAAGTGGAATTTAAGATGGCTCTGAACACTTAAAATAGACCTACAGCCTTGAGATGTTTGTGTTGTAATTTTAGAGGCAACAGATATGCTTCTTGTTAGTATATGGGACCTATATGTCGTAAGAACATTAAATTCTGATTAAATCATTTGACTACCACCTGTTCCCTATTTATAACCCAGTGTCTAGACCTCCTGGGTATCGTGTTGAggatgtttttctttttaaattttgaCTATATAAAATCTTTTAATCACTTAAATTTTCATGGTGTTAGCCAAGTTTAGTGATGCTCATAATTTGTATATTTTTAATGTGAAGTAAAAAGTTACTGCAACTCTGTGGTTATTAGGTTAATTCCACTTTGTCTAACTGTATACTTTCATCAGGCATAGTCATTTTTTTGtctcaatgatattttttttctcttttcttgacaACTGCCTAATGAACAACTGTGTTGCTAGCAATTCTTCTGCCATTTCCTGTAAAGTGAATAATAGTCTCACTCTCTGTTACTTTATGATGTTATATTTTCCTTCTAGTTCTTTAGTTTGTTACTCTTCTGTACATGGATGAAGTACCGAAAAAGCTCTTTCCAAATTCTGTAACCTTATTTTCTGTATTTTCATATTCTGTTTCCTCGCTGCTGTCAAGGAGCCAATTTGATATGCATACTATCTTTTGGAAGGTAAGGTAATGTCCATTTAGTCCCTGTTACTGTTAAAAGTTTGACAATTTTCAATGCAATTCTGATCATTAAATTTCACTCAACCTACTCCATATGAATTCACATAGACCTATTAGTGCAGTCCAGGTTCATcttgtatttttgtttttttcatttTAATGCTTTTGATTtacgttaatttttttttttttttttttacatattgatcttttttctctttcttcattGATGCTCAATCATATAAATATCCTTGCCATTCTCAGGAACATCATGTGCTAACCAACCATGGTTCCTTATCAGTTTCTTTCTATGGAGATCCGGAAAAGCCTGCGCTTGTTACTTACCCAGATGTTGCTTTAAACCGTAAGTTGGGTGATATACAAAATGAGCACTTTGTATTCTGTTTCTATCTATAAAAATTAGATATCATGAGATTTCAACACATATATCTCAAAGTTCTTATAGCAGTTGCTCTTAATCTCTTTTTTtgcattttttaaaaataacctAATCATGTTTTATTCAACCCATGGTTAAAAAGCCTCTGTGTGTATGATCATCCATGGCACCTCTTTTGACATTGTACTTTTTTTTGAGACATTGATTGCTTAAAacatcattattttatttttaagtagCCCAATAATACATGCTTACTTGTACTTGGCCTATCCTGTTCCTTACAGAAGAGCTTATTATCTGTTGCAAAAAATTGATAGAATGGGTTGCACATTTTCGTTGCTAAGTTCTCACTAGAATGGAGAAGTTTTTGTGCCTAACTTACtgtttttattgatttattcagATATGTCCTGCTTTCAAGGATTATTTTTATGTCCTGAAGTTGCTTCTTTGCTTCTTTATAATTTCTGCATCTATCACATTAGTCCTCCAGGACATGAGGTCAGCAACTAGATTGCAGCTAAAGTATGATTTGTGCTTATTAAAAGGAACTAGTGGATTATCAACATTTTGCAATTTGAACTCATGTGAACATGATATTTTTGGTCTTCTTCCTAAAAAATCCTGCAGTTAGGTGCTGTTCCTATATCTTCGGATGTCCCGGTACTCTCTGTTGATCAGTTAGCAGAGCAGGTGGCAGTTGTGCTTGATTTTTTTGGGTAACTAAATCATATAATACTGAAGTTATTTTTTCCCTCAAATGTGCAGTATTGTGTCTGGAAGTTGCTTTTCCTTTGTCTTcaacattttaatttttcatgacTTGTTCTTTGCAGGTTGGATTCCGTCATGTGCTTGGGAGTCACCGCAGGAGCTTATATTCTTACCCTTTTAGCAGTAAGCGATTCTGCAACCAAGATCCTCCGTTTTTTTGTGAAAACGAAGGTTCTTTTATTATTTGCTTATTTCTTATCTttattgatttaattttttttctgtgTTTGTAAAGTTGAAGTATAGCAAACGTGTTGTCGGATTGATACTTGTTTCACCCTTATGTAAGGCTCCCTCATGGAAAGAATGGATATGTAACAAGGTAAAGTTTTTAGTTACTGATGTTTCTGTTCCCAGTTGGCGAAGTATACTGCTCCTAATTAGGGAAAATCTGAATCTTTAGGTAGTGTCAAATGTTCTCTACTTCTATGGAATGTGTGACGTAATTAAGGAATGGTTGATTCAGCGATATTTCGGTGAGGTATGTTAGCATCAGTTGTCTCCAGCCTAATAACTCACCTCTATGCATCATTCATTTCATGTCTTAGTCTATTTTGGCAGGAAGTTCGTGGAACTTCGCAGGATCCTGAATCAGATATCGTACAAGCATGCAGACGTGTTAGTATTTGCTCCTCTTGTGGCTTCACATCTGATCTGGGAGGAACATTTAAGCAACATTTTGCTATATCCAAGGTTTCTTTGCAAAtgttatcattttctttttgcaGTTGCTAGACGAAAGGCGGAATGCCAACATCTGGTGGTTTCTGCAGTCGATAAATGAGTATGTTTTTAATTCTTACTGTTTTGCTCCTTGAAATGTTAATCTGCGGACGAAAGATAATGAAGAATTCTTTAACCCTTTTATGCTAAAACAGACGTCATGACTTAACAGAAGCATTGAAGGAAGTTCAATGTAGGATTCTAATTTTTGTCGGTGAGAACTCTCCCTTCCGCTCAGATGCCCTCGACATGGCCACAAAACTTGACAGAGAAAACAGTGTGTTGGTTGAGGTACTTCATCAGTAAGATTTATTGTCTTCCACTACATTTGCATTATTTTCTTCATTAGTAAGATTGATGGCTGATTTATGATGCAATTAATTCGTCTCTGCAGGTTAAAAAATGTGGATCGCTCGTCACAGAAGAGCAGCCACATGCAATGCTGTCACCAATGGAGTATTTTCTTGCAGGATTTAACCTGTACAGGCCCAAGGAACTAAGTTGCAGTCCAAGGAGTCCACTTAGTCCATCATGCATCTCCCTGGAACTGCTCTCGCCTGAGAGCATGGGCGTAAAGCTGAAACCCATCAAGACTCGCAAGTCACTCGTAAGTATCAATTTTTAACGCAGAGGGGATTCAGACCTTCAGCTAGGTG
This DNA window, taken from Musa acuminata AAA Group cultivar baxijiao chromosome BXJ3-7, Cavendish_Baxijiao_AAA, whole genome shotgun sequence, encodes the following:
- the LOC135642681 gene encoding protein NDL2-like isoform X2 produces the protein MYLGEGGTEGERGGRVRFIAEEAALGAHWGGSNGSVSGDMERLSFGGQEHHVLTNHGSLSVSFYGDPEKPALVTYPDVALNHMSCFQGLFLCPEVASLLLYNFCIYHISPPGHELGAVPISSDVPVLSVDQLAEQVAVVLDFFGLDSVMCLGVTAGAYILTLLALKYSKRVVGLILVSPLCKAPSWKEWICNKVVSNVLYFYGMCDVIKEWLIQRYFGEEVRGTSQDPESDIVQACRRLLDERRNANIWWFLQSINERHDLTEALKEVQCRILIFVGENSPFRSDALDMATKLDRENSVLVEVLHQLKNVDRSSQKSSHMQCCHQWSIFLQDLTCTGPRN
- the LOC135642681 gene encoding protein NDL2-like isoform X4, whose translation is MYLGEGGTEGERGGRVRFIAEEAALGAHWGGSNGSVSGDMERLSFGGQEHHVLTNHGSLSVSFYGDPEKPALVTYPDVALNHMSCFQGLFLCPEVASLLLYNFCIYHISPPGHELGAVPISSDVPVLSVDQLAEQVAVVLDFFGLDSVMCLGVTAGAYILTLLALKYSKRVVGLILVSPLCKAPSWKEWICNKVVSNVLYFYGMCDVIKEWLIQRYFGEEVRGTSQDPESDIVQACRRLLDERRNANIWWFLQSINESIEGSSM
- the LOC135642681 gene encoding protein NDL2-like isoform X1; this translates as MYLGEGGTEGERGGRVRFIAEEAALGAHWGGSNGSVSGDMERLSFGGQEHHVLTNHGSLSVSFYGDPEKPALVTYPDVALNHMSCFQGLFLCPEVASLLLYNFCIYHISPPGHELGAVPISSDVPVLSVDQLAEQVAVVLDFFGLDSVMCLGVTAGAYILTLLALKYSKRVVGLILVSPLCKAPSWKEWICNKVVSNVLYFYGMCDVIKEWLIQRYFGEEVRGTSQDPESDIVQACRRLLDERRNANIWWFLQSINERHDLTEALKEVQCRILIFVGENSPFRSDALDMATKLDRENSVLVEVKKCGSLVTEEQPHAMLSPMEYFLAGFNLYRPKELSCSPRSPLSPSCISLELLSPESMGVKLKPIKTRKSLVSINF
- the LOC135642681 gene encoding protein NDL1-like isoform X3; amino-acid sequence: MSCFQGLFLCPEVASLLLYNFCIYHISPPGHELGAVPISSDVPVLSVDQLAEQVAVVLDFFGLDSVMCLGVTAGAYILTLLALKYSKRVVGLILVSPLCKAPSWKEWICNKVVSNVLYFYGMCDVIKEWLIQRYFGEEVRGTSQDPESDIVQACRRLLDERRNANIWWFLQSINERHDLTEALKEVQCRILIFVGENSPFRSDALDMATKLDRENSVLVEVKKCGSLVTEEQPHAMLSPMEYFLAGFNLYRPKELSCSPRSPLSPSCISLELLSPESMGVKLKPIKTRKSLVSINF